In the genome of Halapricum salinum, one region contains:
- a CDS encoding YeeE/YedE family protein: protein MIEPLQLTIDALFPNGVGHYAAGGLLIGLGVAVIYAGTGIIAGASTFLESTWSYVSSVPRLNRPSYVATRDWRVVFTLGIVGGAAIYALTLGPGGWTTDVQWWRLLVGGILVGIGTRLGKGCTSGHGVCGVGSGSNTSILNVATFMAFAIGTAQLVSALGVAP from the coding sequence ATGATCGAGCCACTGCAACTCACGATCGACGCGTTGTTTCCGAACGGCGTCGGCCACTACGCGGCCGGCGGGCTGTTAATCGGCCTGGGCGTCGCAGTCATCTACGCCGGGACGGGGATCATCGCGGGCGCGAGCACGTTCCTCGAGTCGACGTGGTCGTACGTCTCCTCGGTCCCGCGACTCAACAGGCCGAGTTACGTCGCCACTCGCGACTGGCGCGTGGTCTTCACCCTCGGTATCGTCGGCGGGGCGGCGATTTACGCGCTGACGCTCGGTCCCGGCGGCTGGACGACCGACGTCCAGTGGTGGCGACTGCTCGTCGGCGGGATTCTCGTCGGCATCGGGACCCGCCTGGGCAAGGGCTGTACCTCCGGCCACGGCGTCTGTGGCGTCGGCTCGGGGTCGAACACTTCCATCCTGAACGTCGCGACGTTCATGGCGTTCGCCATCGGGACGGCACAGCTGGTCTCCGCTCTGGGGGTGGCACCGTGA
- a CDS encoding DUF7512 family protein — MFGVESLTGPTGAAVLIGIVLVEALVLYVGYGALEKLLGPRIARMLRGD; from the coding sequence ATGTTCGGTGTTGAATCGCTGACCGGCCCGACGGGGGCCGCAGTGTTGATCGGGATCGTCCTGGTTGAGGCGCTGGTGCTGTACGTCGGTTACGGCGCTCTCGAGAAACTCCTGGGGCCACGCATCGCCCGCATGTTGCGGGGTGACTGA
- a CDS encoding sulfurtransferase TusA family protein, whose product MTQEFTTTETLDVRGQNCPMPVVKTKQSVDDLESGDVLEVLATDPGSESDLGGWADSTDGVALLEQDQTEMDGETVYTHYVRVE is encoded by the coding sequence ATGACACAGGAGTTCACAACGACTGAGACGCTGGACGTGCGCGGACAGAACTGCCCGATGCCGGTCGTCAAGACCAAGCAGTCGGTCGACGACCTCGAGAGCGGCGACGTGCTGGAGGTGCTGGCGACCGATCCCGGGAGCGAGAGCGACCTCGGTGGCTGGGCCGACTCGACCGACGGCGTCGCGCTACTCGAACAGGACCAGACCGAGATGGACGGCGAGACGGTCTACACTCACTACGTCCGCGTCGAGTGA
- a CDS encoding DUF790 family protein codes for MLTKDLLRVSRAGGGYHPQFVGEAHRELTAQVIGTYQGHVGESRADLESALTDLERDAPDFKLVRGFAKLLDREATVETRSPLPPERARRAAFEAAEEVGVVSETDRERALSQAADRLATDSTAVETSLYADLEDRQILTDVSTRYDPESLCRQYDLSLAQTALFDATEVRIRSDDPKAVISAVKRLRLMYEIERTETSEGAIANREVVVTGPTTLFRRTRRYGTGFARLLRSVAKTATWRLEATIDDDGTERRLLLTDEDVSVPDHEPVTEVTFDSGVEADFATRFESLGLDWELVREPDPLASGAHVVIPDFAFDYEHADFRVYFEIMGFWTPAYVAKKLDRLADLEDVEMLVAVDETLGVGEADDVDVLSESGAADAEIEARGHRAIPYSGTVRMKDVRDALRRYEDTLVAASAADLPEELAPDGDVTTIAAVAAAHGVSEDAIEDKSFPDHERVGRTLVRPAVLEELAGEIESGMALSDAEALLDDRGIDDASAVLARLDFRVEWQGLGGGTLARREG; via the coding sequence GTGCTGACGAAGGACCTGCTTCGCGTCTCCAGAGCTGGTGGTGGCTACCACCCGCAGTTCGTCGGCGAGGCCCACCGCGAACTGACCGCACAGGTCATCGGAACCTATCAGGGTCACGTCGGCGAGTCCCGCGCGGATCTTGAGTCGGCGCTGACCGATCTCGAACGTGACGCGCCCGACTTCAAGCTCGTGCGCGGATTCGCGAAACTCCTCGATCGGGAGGCGACCGTCGAGACGCGATCACCACTGCCCCCGGAGCGCGCCCGCCGCGCCGCCTTCGAGGCCGCAGAGGAGGTCGGTGTCGTGAGCGAGACAGACCGCGAGCGCGCACTCTCGCAAGCAGCTGATCGGCTCGCGACTGACTCCACGGCCGTCGAAACGTCGCTGTACGCCGACCTCGAAGATCGGCAGATCCTGACAGACGTCTCGACGCGCTACGATCCGGAGTCCCTCTGTCGGCAGTACGATCTCTCGCTTGCCCAGACCGCCCTGTTCGACGCGACCGAGGTTCGGATCCGCAGCGACGATCCAAAAGCAGTGATCTCGGCGGTCAAACGACTGCGACTCATGTACGAGATCGAACGGACGGAGACGAGTGAGGGAGCGATCGCGAACCGTGAGGTCGTCGTCACGGGGCCGACGACGCTGTTCCGGCGGACGCGCCGGTACGGGACGGGCTTTGCACGCCTCCTGCGAAGCGTCGCGAAGACCGCAACGTGGCGGCTCGAAGCGACCATCGACGACGACGGGACCGAGCGCCGCCTGCTGCTCACCGACGAAGACGTCTCGGTCCCCGACCACGAGCCAGTGACCGAGGTGACCTTCGACAGCGGTGTCGAGGCCGACTTCGCCACCCGGTTCGAGTCGCTGGGTCTCGACTGGGAACTCGTTCGCGAGCCTGACCCTCTCGCCTCGGGGGCACACGTCGTCATCCCCGACTTCGCGTTCGACTACGAGCACGCCGATTTTCGTGTCTATTTCGAGATCATGGGCTTCTGGACGCCGGCGTACGTCGCGAAGAAACTCGACAGGCTGGCCGACCTGGAGGATGTCGAGATGCTCGTCGCAGTAGACGAGACGCTCGGCGTCGGCGAGGCAGACGACGTCGACGTACTGAGCGAATCCGGGGCTGCGGACGCGGAGATCGAGGCACGGGGCCATCGAGCAATTCCCTACTCGGGGACGGTCAGAATGAAAGACGTCCGGGACGCGCTCAGGCGCTACGAGGATACGCTCGTGGCCGCGAGCGCGGCCGACCTGCCCGAAGAATTAGCCCCGGACGGAGATGTGACGACCATCGCGGCCGTCGCGGCTGCCCACGGCGTCAGCGAGGACGCGATCGAGGACAAGTCCTTCCCCGACCACGAGCGCGTCGGACGGACGCTCGTCCGGCCCGCGGTGCTGGAGGAACTGGCAGGCGAGATCGAGTCGGGGATGGCGCTGTCGGACGCCGAAGCGCTCCTCGACGACCGCGGGATCGACGACGCGAGCGCGGTGCTCGCACGTCTCGACTTCCGGGTCGAGTGGCAGGGCCTCGGTGGCGGAACGCTCGCTCGGCGAGAGGGGTAG
- a CDS encoding sulfite exporter TauE/SafE family protein, producing the protein MLGLFVGFGVLIGLLFGFFGMGGSFLVTPALIVMGYKTDVAVASGLAFVFGTSVIATLKHRDLGQVDYKLGVLMIAGTTAGIEVGRIGLHWMQDLGVANTFVSVTYVALLGGIGMFVTYRAMGDDGGGISHDVDEDVDADDIPEIAKTIQSYDIPPMMSLRGGIKVSLWMILLVAFATGLLSGLLGVGGGFIRMPALFYLVGVPVPVAVGTDLFEIVFSGGIGSFLYAMDGAVNLGIVIPLLAGSAFGARLGAAATSIVDEDDIKVYFGVMLLLGAVAVAVREVGGILEMPVLDIVSLVIILGAATLVSGAVVVSSIRELRSESSTRATPAD; encoded by the coding sequence ATGCTCGGATTGTTCGTGGGCTTCGGCGTGCTGATCGGCCTCCTGTTCGGTTTCTTCGGGATGGGTGGCTCCTTCCTCGTCACGCCCGCGCTCATCGTGATGGGCTACAAGACCGACGTTGCTGTCGCCTCGGGCCTGGCGTTCGTCTTCGGAACGTCGGTGATCGCGACGCTGAAACACCGTGACCTGGGGCAGGTCGACTACAAGCTCGGCGTGTTGATGATCGCCGGGACCACCGCGGGAATCGAGGTGGGACGGATCGGCCTCCACTGGATGCAGGACCTGGGCGTCGCAAACACGTTCGTCAGCGTCACGTACGTCGCCCTGCTGGGCGGGATCGGTATGTTCGTCACCTACCGCGCGATGGGCGACGACGGCGGCGGGATCAGCCACGACGTCGACGAGGACGTCGACGCCGACGACATCCCCGAGATCGCCAAGACGATCCAGTCGTACGATATCCCGCCGATGATGTCCCTGCGCGGGGGCATCAAGGTGTCGCTGTGGATGATCCTTCTGGTGGCGTTCGCCACCGGCCTGCTGTCGGGACTGCTGGGCGTCGGCGGCGGGTTCATCCGCATGCCCGCGCTGTTCTATCTGGTGGGCGTTCCCGTCCCCGTCGCGGTGGGGACCGACCTGTTCGAGATTGTCTTCTCGGGCGGAATCGGGAGCTTCCTCTACGCGATGGACGGCGCGGTCAACCTCGGAATCGTGATCCCGCTGCTGGCCGGCTCTGCCTTCGGCGCACGCCTGGGCGCGGCGGCGACGAGCATCGTCGACGAGGACGACATCAAGGTCTACTTCGGCGTAATGCTGTTGCTCGGCGCGGTCGCGGTCGCCGTCCGAGAGGTCGGTGGCATCCTCGAGATGCCGGTGCTGGACATCGTGAGTCTGGTGATCATCCTCGGTGCGGCGACGCTGGTCAGCGGGGCCGTCGTCGTCAGTTCGATCCGGGAACTTCGCTCGGAGTCGTCGACGAGAGCCACGCCGGCCGACTGA
- a CDS encoding TrmB family transcriptional regulator, whose translation MHDLSTDPQPVELLQQLGLKEYEAKSFVALSRVEHGTAKDISDLSEVPRTRVYDAVRVLESKGLVEVQHSSPQVFRAVPVDEAVETLEAEYRERFESLRTELRGLEPADHTDGEQIAHEVWSLSGTAAIANRVTASIEAATDEILMIIGNEEIFTEELSAALEQAQKSGVEIILGAITPELQTTIRSRLPQAEVFVTGLEWLRGLPEVEDTTEIGRLLLIDRSKILVSTYYENHDEAPAREVAVFGTGFHNGVVTIVRRILAIGFSQQPLSGE comes from the coding sequence ATGCACGACCTATCAACAGATCCGCAGCCGGTCGAATTACTACAACAGCTCGGCTTGAAAGAGTACGAGGCGAAATCCTTCGTCGCGCTCTCGCGAGTCGAACATGGCACTGCGAAAGATATCAGTGACCTCTCTGAGGTTCCGCGAACGCGCGTCTACGACGCAGTCCGCGTTCTGGAATCGAAAGGGCTCGTCGAAGTCCAACACTCGAGCCCACAGGTGTTTCGTGCTGTCCCAGTCGACGAGGCCGTCGAGACGCTCGAAGCCGAATACCGTGAGCGCTTCGAGTCACTCCGAACCGAGCTGAGAGGACTCGAGCCGGCAGACCACACTGACGGTGAGCAGATCGCCCACGAGGTCTGGTCACTCAGCGGGACAGCAGCCATCGCCAATCGAGTCACCGCGAGCATCGAAGCGGCGACCGACGAGATTCTGATGATCATCGGTAACGAGGAAATCTTCACCGAGGAGCTGTCCGCAGCACTCGAACAGGCCCAGAAAAGCGGTGTCGAGATCATCCTCGGAGCGATTACTCCCGAACTGCAAACGACGATTCGGTCTCGACTCCCGCAGGCCGAAGTCTTCGTGACGGGACTGGAGTGGTTGCGTGGGTTGCCCGAAGTCGAGGATACGACGGAGATCGGTCGTCTGCTCCTGATCGACCGATCGAAGATCCTCGTGAGCACGTACTACGAAAATCATGACGAGGCACCAGCGAGAGAGGTCGCTGTCTTCGGAACCGGGTTTCACAACGGTGTCGTCACGATCGTGCGGCGGATCCTCGCTATCGGATTCTCCCAACAACCTCTCAGCGGAGAGTAG
- a CDS encoding universal stress protein, with protein sequence MRAVYATDLSSAIDTAIESRICLECLGRYGIDEIDLITVTSPNVTTGMPGSDVGERTRKGLNRQREHLEAEGFTVNTHVVRGTPHRRINGLAEQVNADLLIAGSRGQSPLKQRFVGGTIKNLARTAVRPLLVQRIVDGENGLEVANRHLFQRMLYATDFSENAERAFEQFHRTKKATQEATLLHVQPPERRSSGEVVEDAEQRLEALADQLREMGIETETIVRDGAAVDEILATEREVDPTSVLIGGRGRSRLRRLLLGSTSEDVIARAESNVLLVPPARVR encoded by the coding sequence ATGCGAGCAGTGTACGCGACCGACCTGTCTTCGGCCATCGACACGGCGATCGAGTCCCGGATCTGTCTGGAGTGTCTGGGCCGGTACGGGATCGACGAGATCGACCTCATCACCGTCACGAGCCCGAACGTCACGACCGGGATGCCCGGCAGCGACGTCGGGGAACGAACCCGCAAGGGACTAAATCGCCAGCGAGAGCACCTGGAGGCCGAGGGGTTCACCGTCAACACGCACGTCGTCCGGGGGACGCCTCACCGGCGGATCAACGGCCTGGCCGAGCAGGTGAACGCCGACCTGCTCATCGCCGGCTCGCGGGGACAGAGCCCGTTGAAACAGCGGTTCGTCGGCGGCACGATCAAGAACCTGGCGCGGACGGCAGTCAGACCCCTGCTGGTCCAGCGGATCGTCGACGGCGAGAACGGGCTGGAGGTCGCGAACCGTCACCTGTTTCAGCGGATGTTGTACGCGACGGACTTCTCGGAGAACGCCGAGCGCGCGTTCGAGCAGTTCCACCGGACGAAGAAAGCGACCCAGGAGGCGACGCTGTTGCACGTCCAGCCCCCGGAACGCCGGTCGAGCGGGGAGGTCGTCGAGGACGCCGAGCAGCGCCTCGAAGCACTCGCCGACCAGCTCCGCGAGATGGGCATCGAGACCGAGACGATCGTTCGCGACGGGGCGGCCGTCGACGAGATTCTGGCCACCGAACGCGAGGTCGACCCGACGTCGGTTCTCATCGGCGGGCGCGGCCGCAGTCGTCTCCGGCGGCTCCTGCTCGGGAGCACCTCGGAGGACGTGATCGCGCGGGCCGAGAGTAACGTCTTGCTGGTGCCGCCGGCCCGCGTGCGGTAA
- a CDS encoding AbrB/MazE/SpoVT family DNA-binding domain-containing protein, with protein sequence MSESEDGRTVTVTSKGQATIPKEFRDKLHIDTPGRVRFVETAAGEIVIRPVERPSELRGALASDEDDTDSEKSATELLREERERDEIGHEHGPSEQTE encoded by the coding sequence ATGAGCGAGTCAGAAGACGGGCGGACCGTCACCGTCACGAGCAAGGGACAGGCGACGATCCCCAAGGAGTTTCGAGACAAACTCCACATCGACACGCCGGGTCGCGTCCGATTCGTCGAAACAGCGGCCGGGGAGATCGTGATCCGGCCGGTCGAGCGCCCGTCTGAACTCCGTGGCGCGCTGGCATCTGACGAGGATGACACAGACAGCGAGAAGTCGGCCACGGAACTGCTCCGCGAGGAGCGAGAACGAGACGAGATCGGCCACGAGCACGGTCCCTCGGAGCAGACGGAATGA
- a CDS encoding PIN domain-containing protein: MTVVFDAEPLLAFSFDEPGASDVERWLDLVYDGDRDGYIATINLAEFRYVAARLTSIERADAHIDALRDIGVTTYDVDGLWRQASDLKTTYSPALGDAYALAAARDLDEDRQGVTLLVGADDDYDVLETDAGFDHLIERFRTEPG; the protein is encoded by the coding sequence ATGACGGTCGTCTTCGACGCCGAGCCGCTGCTGGCGTTCTCGTTCGACGAACCGGGGGCTAGCGACGTAGAACGCTGGCTCGATCTGGTGTACGACGGGGATCGGGACGGCTACATCGCCACGATCAACCTCGCAGAGTTTCGGTACGTCGCGGCCCGGTTGACGTCCATCGAACGGGCCGACGCTCACATCGACGCGCTCCGAGATATCGGCGTCACCACCTACGATGTCGACGGACTCTGGAGACAAGCCTCGGATCTGAAGACTACCTACAGCCCGGCGCTCGGGGACGCATACGCCCTCGCCGCTGCCAGAGACCTCGACGAGGACAGGCAAGGTGTGACGCTACTCGTCGGTGCAGACGACGACTACGACGTCCTCGAAACTGACGCTGGATTCGACCACCTCATCGAACGCTTCCGAACCGAGCCAGGCTGA
- a CDS encoding DsrE/DsrF/DrsH-like family protein, translating into MSTDTPPVEDETEQLSRAELQARVEELESRLSDVEAETGDDGQKMSIIATKGTLDMAYPPLILASTAAAFGYDVTVFHTFWGLDILHEEHSKNLKLSSVGNPNMPVPNVVAALPGMDRVTTSMMERKIDGNDTATIEELIETSLDMGVEFQACQMTIDLLDYDEDDFYDGVRTGVGAATAIQDMAEADIQLLV; encoded by the coding sequence ATGAGTACTGATACACCGCCTGTCGAGGACGAGACGGAACAGCTGTCGCGTGCGGAACTGCAAGCCCGCGTCGAGGAACTCGAATCGCGGTTGAGCGACGTCGAAGCCGAGACGGGCGACGACGGACAGAAGATGTCCATCATCGCGACGAAAGGCACCCTCGACATGGCCTACCCGCCGTTGATCCTCGCGAGCACGGCCGCCGCGTTCGGGTACGACGTGACGGTCTTTCACACCTTCTGGGGACTCGATATCCTCCACGAGGAGCACTCGAAGAACCTCAAACTGAGTTCGGTCGGCAATCCGAACATGCCCGTCCCGAACGTCGTCGCCGCGTTGCCGGGGATGGACCGCGTGACGACCTCGATGATGGAACGGAAAATCGACGGCAACGACACCGCGACCATCGAGGAACTGATCGAAACCTCGCTGGATATGGGTGTCGAATTCCAGGCCTGCCAGATGACGATCGACCTGCTGGACTACGACGAGGACGACTTCTACGACGGCGTCAGAACCGGCGTCGGCGCGGCGACGGCGATTCAGGACATGGCCGAGGCAGACATTCAGCTACTGGTCTGA
- a CDS encoding YeeE/YedE family protein produces MSDRSPAFYGVILVGGLIFGFGLGLSQMARPEVVLDFLQFEDFGLLFVMGGGAITSAIAFAVVPRLFGRAPLTGEIFSRRDKSMDKNVIVGGSIFGVGWGLSGICPGAAYASVGVGNYPILIAIGGMFLGAYVHGRWRSSRQGTDVGAATAD; encoded by the coding sequence GTGAGCGACCGCTCGCCCGCCTTCTACGGCGTGATCCTCGTCGGCGGCCTGATCTTCGGTTTCGGCCTCGGACTGAGCCAGATGGCCCGACCGGAGGTCGTGCTGGACTTCCTGCAGTTCGAGGACTTCGGGCTGCTGTTCGTGATGGGCGGCGGTGCGATCACGAGCGCGATCGCCTTCGCGGTCGTCCCGCGGCTGTTCGGACGCGCCCCGCTCACCGGCGAGATCTTCAGCAGACGGGACAAGTCCATGGACAAGAACGTGATCGTCGGCGGCTCGATCTTCGGCGTCGGCTGGGGGCTGTCGGGCATCTGTCCCGGCGCGGCCTACGCCAGCGTCGGCGTCGGTAACTACCCCATCCTGATCGCCATCGGCGGCATGTTCCTCGGGGCGTACGTCCACGGGCGCTGGCGGTCCTCGCGCCAGGGGACCGACGTCGGTGCCGCCACCGCCGACTGA
- a CDS encoding inorganic phosphate transporter, which yields MDAATLGVFLLAGGASLFMAWVIGAGSSGATPFAPAVGANAISTMQAAFVVGILGFLGAVLQGGSVTEAVGSGLIRGTALTPTAVILALLTAAGLMAVGIATGYPIATAFTVTGAIVGAGLALGGLPAWEKYAEIGAMWTLAPLVNAGLAYGLASVLPREDVPESRSVPVLAALTGGAVTLIQFAMLAPGDASRSVAETVASVGPVGGVTGRAAVVLVVAVASALLVRRAIRTDEERGLRRFLLVLGSLVAFSAGGSQVGLAVGPLVPLLADVDVSLLAVLTGGAVGMLVGSWTGAPRMIKSLSQDYASLGPRRSISALLPTFLFAQVAVALGTPISFNQAIVTAIIGSGAAVAGGDGISRAKIGRTIGAWAGSFALAFVIGFGVLTFV from the coding sequence ATGGACGCTGCTACACTCGGAGTGTTCTTGCTCGCCGGCGGCGCGAGCCTGTTCATGGCGTGGGTCATCGGCGCCGGCTCCAGCGGCGCGACCCCCTTCGCGCCCGCGGTCGGGGCCAACGCCATCTCGACGATGCAGGCCGCCTTCGTCGTCGGCATCCTCGGCTTCCTCGGGGCCGTCCTCCAGGGCGGCAGCGTCACCGAAGCCGTCGGGTCGGGACTGATCCGTGGGACTGCGCTCACCCCCACGGCCGTGATCCTCGCACTTCTCACGGCAGCGGGCCTGATGGCCGTCGGCATCGCTACCGGCTACCCGATCGCGACCGCCTTCACCGTCACCGGCGCGATCGTCGGCGCCGGCCTCGCGCTTGGCGGCCTCCCGGCCTGGGAAAAGTACGCCGAGATCGGCGCGATGTGGACGCTCGCGCCGCTGGTCAACGCCGGTCTGGCCTACGGCCTGGCCAGCGTCCTCCCCCGCGAGGACGTCCCCGAGTCCCGGTCGGTCCCGGTGCTCGCGGCCCTCACCGGCGGGGCGGTCACGCTGATCCAGTTCGCCATGCTCGCGCCCGGCGACGCCAGCCGCTCGGTGGCCGAGACCGTCGCCAGTGTCGGGCCCGTCGGCGGTGTCACCGGCCGTGCGGCGGTAGTCCTGGTCGTCGCGGTCGCCTCGGCACTGCTCGTCCGGCGGGCGATCCGCACCGACGAGGAACGCGGTCTCCGGCGGTTCCTCCTCGTGCTGGGGTCGCTCGTGGCGTTCTCGGCGGGTGGGAGCCAGGTCGGGCTGGCCGTCGGGCCGCTCGTGCCGCTGCTCGCCGACGTCGACGTCTCGCTGCTGGCGGTGCTGACCGGCGGCGCAGTCGGGATGCTCGTCGGCTCCTGGACTGGCGCGCCCCGCATGATCAAGTCCCTCTCCCAGGACTACGCGTCACTGGGGCCGCGACGGTCGATCTCGGCACTGTTGCCCACGTTTCTGTTCGCCCAGGTCGCGGTCGCGCTCGGGACGCCCATCTCGTTCAACCAGGCGATCGTCACGGCGATCATCGGCAGCGGCGCGGCCGTCGCTGGCGGCGATGGGATCAGTCGCGCAAAGATCGGCCGGACGATCGGCGCGTGGGCCGGCTCGTTCGCGCTGGCGTTCGTGATCGGCTTCGGCGTCCTCACCTTCGTCTGA
- a CDS encoding MBL fold metallo-hydrolase: MNPDDFPTPDEPVDEITPDALRDQIEAGEDVTILDARASGDFEEWHIDGETVEIENVPYFHFLDDDLDADVLADVPEGDPLVVLCAKGGASEYVAGTLAEEGRDVVHLEEGMNGWASIYDAVEVERYDGPGTVLQYQRPSSGCLGYLVYDDEEAAVIDPLQAFTDRYLDDAEERGVELTYAFDTHIHADHVSGVRALDEEGVTGVIPEEAVDRGVTYAEEMETAADGDTFAVGDVEIETVYTPGHTSGMTSYLVGDSLLTTGDGLFVESVARPDLEEGDDGAPDAARQLYETLQERVLDLDDDVLVGGAHFSDAAEAAEDGTYTAPIGDLREEMDPLEYDREEFVETVLADMPPRPANYEQIIATNLGQRDTDEDEAFTLELGPNNCAASSESMTSD; the protein is encoded by the coding sequence ATGAATCCAGACGATTTCCCCACCCCGGACGAACCGGTCGACGAAATCACCCCGGACGCGCTTCGCGATCAGATCGAGGCTGGCGAAGACGTGACCATCCTCGACGCCCGCGCGAGCGGGGACTTCGAGGAATGGCACATCGACGGCGAGACCGTCGAGATCGAGAACGTGCCCTACTTCCACTTCCTGGACGACGACCTCGACGCGGACGTGCTCGCGGACGTTCCCGAGGGCGACCCGCTGGTCGTCCTGTGTGCGAAAGGCGGTGCCAGCGAGTACGTCGCGGGCACACTCGCCGAAGAGGGCCGTGACGTCGTCCACCTCGAGGAGGGCATGAACGGCTGGGCGAGCATCTACGACGCCGTCGAGGTCGAGCGCTACGACGGCCCCGGCACCGTGCTGCAGTACCAGCGCCCCTCCAGCGGCTGTCTCGGCTACCTCGTCTACGACGACGAGGAGGCCGCCGTGATCGACCCGCTGCAGGCCTTTACCGACCGCTACCTCGACGACGCCGAAGAACGTGGCGTCGAGCTGACCTACGCCTTCGACACGCACATCCACGCCGACCACGTCAGCGGCGTTCGCGCGCTCGACGAGGAAGGCGTCACCGGCGTCATCCCCGAGGAAGCAGTCGACCGCGGGGTCACCTACGCCGAGGAGATGGAGACCGCTGCCGACGGCGACACCTTCGCGGTCGGCGACGTGGAAATCGAGACCGTCTACACGCCCGGGCACACCTCCGGGATGACCTCCTACCTGGTCGGCGACAGTCTCCTGACGACCGGCGACGGGCTGTTCGTCGAGAGCGTCGCCCGCCCCGATCTCGAAGAAGGTGACGACGGCGCGCCCGACGCGGCCCGCCAGCTCTACGAGACCCTCCAGGAGCGCGTCCTGGACCTGGACGACGATGTGCTCGTCGGCGGCGCACACTTCAGCGACGCCGCCGAAGCCGCCGAAGACGGCACCTACACGGCGCCGATCGGCGACCTCCGCGAGGAGATGGACCCACTGGAGTACGACCGCGAGGAGTTCGTCGAGACCGTGCTGGCGGACATGCCCCCGCGCCCGGCCAACTACGAGCAGATCATCGCGACCAACCTCGGCCAGCGCGACACCGACGAAGACGAAGCTTTCACCCTGGAACTGGGCCCGAACAACTGCGCGGCCAGTTCCGAGTCGATGACCAGCGACTGA